One region of Cydia fagiglandana chromosome 15, ilCydFagi1.1, whole genome shotgun sequence genomic DNA includes:
- the LOC134671133 gene encoding helix-loop-helix protein delilah-like — MPDHDKYQLRPRAARSREPRARRAPQPLSKYRRKTANARERSRMREINRAFETLRQAVPAAAITGTPVPCEKLTKITTLRLAMKYITALSAALRDSSEEPTNQDPWASPLCSDLSEFSTEMESRSECAEDSLSPFETFLAEFDYDTYMERTFA, encoded by the coding sequence ATGCCCGACCACGACAAGTACCAGCTGCGGCCGCGCGCCGCGCGCTCCCGCGAGCCGCGCGCTCGCCGGGCGCCGCAACCCCTCAGCAAATACAGGAGAAAAACCGCCAACGCAAGGGAGAGGAGTCGCATGCGGGAGATCAACCGGGCCTTCGAGACCTTACGACAGGCCGTTCCTGCTGCGGCCATCACCGGCACACCAGTACCATGCGAGAAGTTAACCAAGATCACAACTTTACGACTGGCTATGAAGTATATAACGGCTCTCTCAGCCGCGCTTAGGGATTCCAGTGAAGAGCCTACTAATCAAGACCCGTGGGCTTCCCCGCTTTGCTCGGATTTATCGGAGTTTTCAACAGAGATGGAGAGCCGGTCGGAGTGCGCGGAAGATTCTCTATCTCCCTTCGAGACGTTTCTTGCGGAGTTTGACTATGATACGTACATGGAGAGAACGTTCGCGTGA
- the LOC134671454 gene encoding inhibitor of nuclear factor kappa-B kinase subunit beta, whose translation MNDLVFIGDWTKDRVLGSGSFGVVVLWRHNRTDEKLAIKTCKWSDELTEKHRERWTKEVEMLQKSDNANIVSTKELPPEFVSGLERMNPSRLPILCMEYCSGGDLRQLLNKAEFCSGLKEVQVRQILSDIRNAMQFLHGNKITHRDLKPENIVMQIIDSPGKQNIGPQAQKKVVYKLIDLGYAKEIDSNSVCASFVGTLQYLAPELFSSKTYSNSVDFWSMGLIAFEVICGIRPFLPYLAPVQWIPHVKKKAHDNISVYETYHGDIEYSNELFPENFISKPFKALLEKWLRIALEWEPRLRGRDTPSKVTFNIPAEQATAGSKIVIFDLLQEILSKNIIKVFSVSTISQHAYEIDDKTNISTLKKYLESDTKVSKENQILISPKSFLELGDDELVVNYWNDSCNNMIYLYDKTIMIKDVIEPVVPKTVQRSLKENQKAMYNFKNSQNLYRNSVYFVMSQVEMYESLVNGLFVRAESFKHGSKLLLLNHNKVDKCIGKLADKLEVVTKMTETGKMHIERLRETGTGVNYLGGFDKIFKDVDDRSEKITKLQLAWNQLSVRLQSATRRSNEVLTTDINNFVSKNNFQPILIDTLKTYLHFKKSEFFTDQRCKEKQCTDIIKLSYECLKLRCKILHEMRHQPFVLKLIDLNTELVKIADIISNAADTTDKLNLDLATAIDELTNCMWNTISLLSSDADDIANLPYSVVSFQKRDFKIGEPVSNHCIQVPKIQDDEKLKSLIEESVKLRKNHSYLTEQLNKHKELMKKSSFDYSFLAE comes from the coding sequence ATGAACGATCTAGTTTTCATTGGTGATTGGACAAAGGACCGGGTTTTAGGATCCGGAAGTTTTGGTGTAGTTGTCCTTTGGAGGCACAACAGAACTGACGAAAAGCTGGCCATAAAAACTTGCAAATGGAGCGACGAACTTACCGAGAAGCACAGGGAGCGATGGACCAAGGAGGTGGAAATGTTGCAGAAATCGGACAACGCGAATATTGTGAGTACGAAAGAATTACCGCCAGAATTTGTCAGCGGCTTGGAACGAATGAATCCTTCGCGACTGCCCATCCTGTGCATGGAGTATTGCAGTGGCGGTGACTTGCGCCAGCTCCTTAATAAAGCGGAGTTCTGTTCTGGCCTGAAGGAGGTACAAGTGAGACAAATACTCAGCGACATCAGGAATGCCATGCAGTTTCTTCACGGCAATAAGATCACGCATCGAGACTTGAAACCTGAGAACATTGTTATGCAAATCATTGACAGTCCAGGGAAGCAAAACATAGGCCCTCAAGCTCAAAAGAAAGTAGTCTACAAACTTATTGATCTTGGATATGCTAAAGAAATAGACTCAAACTCGGTGTGTGCTAGTTTTGTTGGCACCTTACAATACCTAGCTCCGGAATTATTCTCCAGCAAAACATACAGCAACTCTGTTGATTTCTGGTCCATGGGTTTAATTGCGTTTGAAGTGATTTGTGGTATAAGACCTTTTCTACCATACTTGGCACCTGTACAATGGATACCACATGTCAAAAAGAAGGCACATGACAACATAAGTGTGTATGAAACATACCATGGAGACATTGAATATTCAAATGAATTATTTCCTGAAAATTTTATATCAAAACCCTTTAAAGCTCTGCTAGAAAAGTGGTTGAGAATTGCTTTAGAGTGGGAGCCAAGGTTGAGAGGAAGAGATACCCCGTCAAAAGTAACATTTAACATCCCCGCTGAACAAGCAACGGCAGGCAGTAAAATTGTGATATTTGATCTGTTACAAGAAATTCtgtctaaaaatataataaaggtATTTTCAGTGTCTACTATCTCACAACATGCCTATGAAATTGATGACAAAACCAACATATCAACATTGAAAAAATACCTGGAAAGTGATACTAAAGTTTCTAAAGAAAACCAAATCTTGATCTCCCCTAAAAGTTTTCTTGAACTTGGGGATGATGAATTAGTTGTTAATTATTGGAATGATTCATGTAATAACATGATCTACCTGTATGATAAAACTATCATGATAAAAGATGTCATTGAACCAGTAGTGCCTAAAACTGTACAAAGGTCTCTTAAAGAAAATCAAAAGGCAATGTATAATTTTAAGAACAGCCAGAATTTGTACAGGAATAGTGTATATTTCGTAATGTCTCAAGTGGAAATGTATGAATCTTTAGTAAACGGACTATTTGTACGGGCAGAATCCTTTAAACATGGCAGCAAACTGCTGCTTTTGAACCATAATAAAGTTGACAAATGTATAGGAAAGTTAGCAGACAAGTTGGAAGTTGTTACAAAAATGACAGAGACTGGTAAAATGCATATTGAGCGGCTCAGAGAAACTGGTACTGGTGTCAATTACCTGGGTGGCTTTGACAAGATATTTAAAGATGTTGATGACCGGTCtgaaaaaataaccaaattgcAACTAGCATGGAATCAGCTCTCTGTAAGACTACAATCTGCAACAAGACGCAGCAACGAAGTCCTAACCACAGACATCAACaactttgtttccaaaaacaaCTTTCAACCAATTCTCATTGACACTTTGAAAACATATCTCCACTTCAAAAAGAGTGAATTCTTCACTGACCAAAGATGTAAAGAAAAACAGTGTACTGATATCATAAAGCTTTCCTATGAATGCTTGAAACTTAGATGTAAAATCTTACATGAAATGCGCCATCAACCATTTGTGTTAAAGCTCATAGATCTGAACACAGAGCTTGTAAAGATTGCTGATATCATTTCTAATGCTGCTGATACCACAGACAAACTAAATCTAGACTTGGCAACAGCAATAGATGAGTTGACCAATTGTATGTGGAACACCATAAGTCTTCTGAGCAGTGATGCGGATGATATAGCTAATTTGCCCTATAGTGTGGTATCATTCCAAAAGAGAGATTTCAAAATTGGTGAGCCCGTATCTAACCATTGTATCCAAGTACCAAAAATACAAGACGATGAAAAACTGAAATCACTTATTGAAGAAAGTGTGAAGCTAAGGAAAAATCATTCATATTTGACTGAGCAGTTAAACAAGCATAAAGAATTGATGAAAAAgtccagctttgattacagttTCTTAGCGGAATAA
- the LOC134671478 gene encoding gastrula zinc finger protein XlCGF57.1-like translates to MLNLEKTCRTCMKSCEILIDLNEPLKSENEKCPTLSEILEVCTAAQVSKEDGFPQKLCEECVKALQFTYAFRMQVLNSYEEFRKIIEAQTNVKNEGIEVELKTENQFDYDFCYDDFVLDDFPKHETEDKTYECSICNKQYTNEKRFINHLKTHREPDLPCPVCTKTFHKQSSLNRHLAQHCKCNICLNYFETEKLLLEHMTEHVDIEIKTEQVDLYKCSECDVVYTKQRSLAMHMKKHKGKGKKEKNFYCDVCGKQFGLKTLLRRHMKLHSEERPYQCLKCNKSYSRHDQYTEHMNRHNGVKPNVCPHCSKAFSQLCSLKDHIRTHTGETPYLCSQCGKGFNNSSNLRQHMMRHTGLKPFACNLCPKRFSTKGQMTCHIGTHTGVHPYKCDECGASFTKPNSLKKHKLIHLGIKPFACDTCNMRFSCKDHLKRHYRIHTGEKPYKCKYCERAFTQSNDLAKHTRMHVGQNIYQCTQCDMRFRLLSELKQHYPSHYIPNGEPLPLPLPKESLDVLKPCEENKEGTITITFSSNGMDKDGLHGNITIDITPQN, encoded by the exons ATGCTCAACCTAGAGAAAACTTGTCGAACGTGCATGAAAAGCTGTGAAATATTAATAGACCTCAATGAGCCTTTGAAGTCGGAAAATGAGAAATGTCCTACGCTGTCCGAGATTTTGGAAGTCTGTACGGCTGCGCAG GTATCTAAAGAGGACGGGTTTCCGCAAAAATTATGCGAGGAATGTGTCAAAGCACTTCAGTTTACCTACGCCTTTCGAATGCAAGTGCTTAACTCCTATGAAgagttcaggaaaataattgagGCGCAAACAAATGTAAAAAATGAGGGAATTGAGGTAGAACTCAAGACCGAAAACCAATTCGATTATGATTTCTGTTACGACGATTTTGTACTCGACGACTTTCCCAAACATGAGACTGAAGATAAAACTTACGAGTGCAGCATATGCAACAAGCAATATACTAATGAAAAAAGGTTTATTAACCATTTAAAAACACATAGAGAACCCGATTTGCCTTGTCCGGTTTGTACTAAAACTTTTCATAAGCAATCTTCCCTGAACCGCCATTTAGCACAACACTGCAAGTGTAATATATGCCTTAATTACTTTGAAACGGAAAAGTTACTATTAGAACATATGACCGAGCATGTAGACATTGAGATTAAGACTGAACAAGTAGATCTGTACAAATGTTCCGAATGTGATGTAGTGTATACTAAACAGAGATCATTAGCCATGCATATGAAAAAGCATAAAGGCAAGGGAAAAAAGGAGAAAAATTTCTACTGTGATGTTTGCGGAAAGCAGTTTGGCTTGAAAACTTTGCTTCGGAGACATATGAAGTTGCATAGTGAAGAACGTCCATATCAATGCCTCAAGTGTAACAAGAGTTACTCGAGGCATGATCAGTATACTGAGCATATGAATAGACATAATGGTGTCAAACCTAATGTGTGTCCACATTGTAGTAAAG CGTTCAGCCAGCTCTGCAGCCTTAAAGACCACATCCGTACGCACACCGGTGAGACTCCGTATCTCTGCTCCCAGTGCGGCAAGGGCTTCAATAACAGTTCTAACCTGCGGCAACACATGATGAGGCATACTGGGCTTAAGCCCTTCGCGTGTAACCTGTGCCCAAAGAGGTTTTCAACTAAAG GTCAAATGACGTGTCACATCGGAACGCACACCGGGGTCCATCCATACAAATGCGACGAGTGTGGCGCCTCCTTCACCAAACCCAACTCGCTGAAGAAACACAAGCTGATACACCTGGGCATCAAACCCTTCGCCTGCGATACCTGCAACATGCG ATTCTCGTGCAAAGACCACCTCAAACGCCACTACCGCATTCACACCGGCGAGAAACCTTACAAGTGCAAGTACTGTGAGCGAGCGTTCACGCAGAGCAACGACCTGGCCAAACACACTCGTATGCATGTCGGACAGAACATTTACCA ATGCACTCAATGCGACATGCGCTTCCGTCTCCTCAGCGAGCTGAAACAGCACTACCCCTCGCACTACATCCCCAACGGGGAACCCCTCCCCCTACCCCTACCCAAGGAGTCCCTAGACGTACTCAAACCGTGCGAGGAAAACAAGGAAGGCACTATCACTATCACCTTCAGCAGCAACGGGATGGACAAGGACGGGTTGCATGGGAACATTACTATTGACATTACACCGCAAAATTAG
- the LOC134671544 gene encoding uncharacterized protein LOC134671544, whose protein sequence is MEAGCQLLLYLDKRRLLLYMKEECENFLQKLNDKSARFPPFRYLLEIDVMDVIDLVPDVGNLLLKEPLKLQHKFNEILFACLQNVNNYTHGIECPQVAVTLRLKSVPSVLLRTNSRNFSGLVHFRGLLLAISKPASYAYHTVWSCPEECEGSEVILQYIPKVPPKCYVCKSVLFENSGLKRCGEKVTATFLLKGQMLTKQFLILDDLIPKLKLGSIYDIYGVILKKITSIWSIEEVLPFAAPVTSPIPSDIAKLYRSCNGIPWSFIYCLASSLGLNVCPLNTFMELKINLLLSLASVKANALNSSKIIHVLVANFDTRYVGEIMTHAAKLADRSVFLGTSNTTVSTALIASSGGVCVMPLPLHSYNQKQTSAILTAIESGEISTETCKTDIRSAIWAQGMDFKKIILFNVANVFGTVCRGDLGQYTDEVVDMMLQRAVEPEEISEEEIKAHKDLASYLDMVAGVKVSLDDHTERLLRNYMLAARREMPKGVSVGNMGALVLTCLTSARLCGRAVANMNDAVFAIWLHISGSPEPRIAPDEYLRPPSDVKRLTKTIDGFKNWLEQFTCSMMEIL, encoded by the coding sequence ATGGAAGCAGGTTGTCAATTGTTGCTATATTTAGACAAAAGGCGCTTATTGCTATATATGAAGGAAGAATGTGAAAACTTTTTGCAAAAGTTGAATGACAAGTCTGCCCGTTTCCCGCCATTTCGGTACCTACTTGAGATTGACGTTATGGATGTTATTGATTTGGTTCCCGATGTCGGAAATCTTCTTTTGAAAGAACCGTTGAAATTACAGCACAAATTCAATGAAATTCTATTTGCTTGTCTGCAAAATGTCAATAATTACACTCATGGTATAGAATGTCCTCAAGTTGCGGTTACTTTGAGGTTGAAAAGCGTACCTTCTGTTTTATTACGCACTAATTCGCGGAATTTCTCAGGGTTAGTGCATTTCCGAGGGCTTCTTCTAGCTATTTCGAAACCTGCAAGCTATGCCTACCATACAGTTTGGTCTTGCCCCGAAGAGTGTGAAGGGAGCGAGGTAATTTTACAATACATACCGAAAGTACCGCCAAAATGCTACGTCTGCAAAAGTGTTCTCTTCGAAAACAGCGGTTTGAAGCGATGCGGCGAAAAGGTGACTGCTACCTTTCTGTTAAAAGGACAAATGCTTACAAAACAGTTTTTGATCCTAGACGATTTGATCCCTAAACTAAAACTAGGATCAATTTACGATATTTATGGAGTAATACTGAAAAAGATTACATCAATCTGGTCAATAGAGGAAGTTCTGCCTTTCGCAGCTCCGGTGACTAGCCCGATACCTTCAGACATCGCGAAATTGTACAGGTCTTGTAATGGGATACCGTGGTCGTTCATATACTGCCTCGCCTCAAGTTTGGGGCTGAATGTTTGTCCTTTGAACACATTCATGGAGCTAAAGATCAACCTTCTGCTAAGCCTGGCCAGTGTGAAAGCGAACGCGTTGAACTCTTCTAAGATTATTCACGTTCTCGTCGCAAATTTCGATACCAGATACGTTGGAGAAATCATGACGCATGCTGCAAAACTTGCTGATCGATCAGTCTTCTTAGGGACATCTAACACAACTGTCTCAACTGCTCTGATAGCAAGCTCTGGAGGAGTCTGTGTAATGCCTTTACCGCTACACTCATACAATCAAAAGCAGACTTCTGCTATTTTAACTGCAATCGAGAGCGGAGAGATTTCAACTGAAACCTGCAAAACAGACATACGAAGCGCAATATGGGCGCAGGGAATGGATTTCAAGAAGATTATACTCTTCAATGTAGCGAACGTTTTCGGGACGGTTTGCCGAGGCGATTTAGGACAATACACTGATGAAGTTGTAGACATGATGCTGCAAAGGGCTGTAGAGCCGGAAGAAATTAGCGAGGAGGAAATCAAAGCCCATAAAGACTTAGCGTCATATTTGGATATGGTAGCAGGTGTGAAAGTGAGTCTGGATGACCACACTGAGAGGCTCTTAAGGAACTACATGCTTGCTGCTCGTAGAGAGATGCCTAAAGGAGTTTCAGTTGGGAATATGGGAGCTTTAGTTCTGACATGTCTAACATCGGCCAGGTTATGTGGAAGAGCTGTAGCCAATATGAATGATGCAGTATTTGCTATCTGGCTTCACATCAGTGGCAGCCCCGAGCCAAGGATCGCACCAGACGAGTATTTACGACCTCCTTCGGATGTGAAGAGATTGACAAAAACAATAGACGGCTTTAAGAATTGGTTGGAGCAGTTTACATGTAGCATGATGGAGATTTTGTAA